The Sagittula sp. P11 genome window below encodes:
- a CDS encoding ABC transporter ATP-binding protein, translating into MDDPLLRIDGLTKAYPGVIANSDVSFDIGRSEIHALLGENGAGKSTLVKMIYGLVKPDSGTMTLDGQPYRPAKPSEARQGGVAMVFQHFSLFEALNVAENVALGMENPPPMRDLARQIREVSENYGLPLDPSRTVGTLSAGERQRVEIIRCLLQEPRLLIMDEPTSVLTPQEVDILFETLRKLKSEGTSILYISHKLEEIRALCDTATILRLGKLVDTCTPADTTARELAEMMVGTTFATPESRATEKGEVLLEARDLTLPAPGAFGTPLRGVTFEVRGGEVLGIGGVAGNGQDELLMALSGERLSAPGSLFLKGQDMSRQGPAARRAEGLLTGPEERLGHAAAPDMSLTENAVLTAALRKGLVKSGFIDWSKTQTFAEEVISHFDVRTPGPGTAARALSGGNLQKFVVGREIAQNPDVLILNQPTWGVDAAAAAFIRQSILDVAARGGAVVVISQDLGELMEISDRFGALNEGRLSATRPVSDLDTEKIGLMMGGAHDMEVAHVHG; encoded by the coding sequence GTGGACGATCCCCTCCTCCGCATCGACGGCCTGACCAAGGCCTACCCCGGCGTGATCGCCAACAGCGACGTGTCCTTCGACATCGGCCGCTCGGAGATCCACGCGCTTCTGGGCGAGAACGGCGCGGGCAAGTCGACGCTGGTCAAGATGATCTACGGGCTGGTGAAACCCGACAGCGGGACCATGACGCTCGACGGCCAGCCCTACCGGCCCGCCAAGCCCTCCGAGGCGCGGCAGGGCGGCGTCGCCATGGTCTTTCAGCATTTCTCTCTTTTTGAAGCGCTGAACGTGGCGGAAAACGTGGCGCTCGGCATGGAAAACCCGCCGCCCATGCGCGATCTCGCCCGGCAGATCCGCGAGGTCTCCGAAAACTACGGCCTGCCGCTCGATCCGTCGCGCACCGTCGGCACCCTCTCCGCCGGCGAACGCCAGCGGGTCGAGATCATCCGCTGCCTCCTGCAGGAGCCGCGCCTGCTGATCATGGACGAACCCACCTCGGTGCTGACCCCGCAGGAGGTGGACATCCTGTTCGAAACGCTGCGGAAACTGAAGTCCGAAGGCACCTCGATCCTCTACATCTCCCACAAGCTCGAAGAGATCCGCGCGCTCTGCGACACGGCGACGATCCTGCGCCTCGGCAAGCTGGTCGACACCTGCACGCCCGCCGACACCACTGCCCGCGAACTGGCCGAGATGATGGTCGGCACGACCTTCGCCACACCCGAATCCCGCGCCACCGAAAAGGGCGAGGTGCTGCTCGAGGCGCGCGACCTGACGCTGCCTGCCCCCGGCGCCTTCGGCACGCCGCTCCGCGGCGTGACCTTCGAGGTCCGCGGCGGCGAGGTGCTGGGCATCGGCGGCGTCGCGGGCAACGGGCAGGACGAATTGCTGATGGCGCTTTCGGGCGAACGGCTCTCTGCCCCCGGATCGCTGTTCCTCAAGGGGCAGGACATGTCCCGTCAGGGCCCCGCCGCCCGCCGCGCCGAAGGGCTGCTGACCGGGCCCGAGGAACGCCTTGGCCACGCCGCCGCCCCCGACATGAGCCTGACGGAAAACGCCGTGCTCACCGCCGCCCTGCGCAAGGGGCTGGTGAAAAGCGGTTTCATCGACTGGTCGAAGACCCAGACCTTCGCCGAGGAGGTCATCAGCCACTTCGACGTGCGCACCCCCGGCCCCGGCACCGCCGCCCGCGCGCTCTCGGGCGGGAACCTGCAGAAATTCGTCGTCGGCCGCGAGATCGCCCAGAACCCCGACGTGCTGATCCTGAACCAGCCGACATGGGGCGTCGACGCCGCCGCCGCCGCCTTCATCCGCCAGTCGATCCTCGACGTGGCCGCCCGGGGCGGCGCCGTCGTGGTCATCAGCCAGGACCTCGGCGAACTTATGGAAATCTCCGACCGTTTCGGCGCCCTGAACGAAGGCCGCCTTTCCGCCACCCGCCCCGTCTCCGACCTCGATACCGAGAAGATCGGTCTGATGATGGGCGGCGCGCATGACATGGAGGTGGCCCATGTGCACGGCTGA
- the xdhC gene encoding xanthine dehydrogenase accessory protein XdhC, with translation MSFDRDALARACAAHGRVARVVVAATQGSTPRETGASMLVWATPEGFGQEGTIGGGALELEAAQRALSRTGLSRHPLGPALGQCCGGAVTLLTEQFTTGTLPPPAALYARGPGEAPLPVRRLADRARAQGETPAPQLLGDWMVEPMTPPRRPLWIWGAGHVGRALVNTLAPLPDLAITWIDTARDRFPATVPDGVTTLPDPEPQRLMRHAPPDAHHLILTYSHALDLALCHAALSHSFAFCGLIGSDTKRARFTRRLRDLGHTDAQINRICCPIGHKAFGKHPQAIAIGVAAQILRPDSEKDQKWTIPSSASTA, from the coding sequence ATGAGCTTCGACCGCGACGCCCTCGCCCGCGCCTGCGCCGCACATGGCCGGGTGGCGCGGGTCGTGGTGGCGGCGACGCAGGGCTCCACCCCGCGCGAAACCGGCGCGTCGATGCTGGTCTGGGCCACGCCGGAGGGCTTCGGGCAGGAGGGCACCATCGGCGGCGGCGCGCTTGAGCTTGAGGCCGCGCAACGCGCCCTCTCCCGCACCGGGCTCAGCCGCCATCCGCTCGGCCCCGCCCTGGGCCAGTGCTGCGGCGGCGCCGTGACGCTCCTGACCGAACAGTTCACCACCGGCACCCTGCCGCCGCCCGCCGCCCTCTACGCCCGCGGCCCGGGCGAGGCGCCCCTGCCCGTCCGCCGCCTCGCCGACCGCGCCCGCGCGCAGGGCGAGACGCCTGCCCCGCAGCTTCTGGGCGACTGGATGGTGGAACCGATGACCCCGCCGCGCCGCCCCCTGTGGATCTGGGGCGCGGGCCACGTGGGCCGCGCGCTGGTCAACACCCTCGCCCCCCTGCCGGACCTCGCGATCACCTGGATCGACACCGCGCGCGACCGCTTCCCAGCCACCGTGCCGGACGGCGTCACGACCCTCCCCGATCCGGAACCCCAGCGCCTCATGCGCCACGCCCCGCCCGACGCGCACCACCTGATCCTGACCTACAGCCACGCGCTCGACCTCGCGCTCTGCCATGCGGCGCTGTCCCACAGCTTCGCCTTCTGCGGGCTGATCGGGTCGGACACGAAGCGCGCCCGCTTCACCCGCCGACTGCGTGACCTCGGCCACACCGACGCCCAAATAAACCGCATCTGCTGTCCGATCGGGCACAAAGCCTTCGGCAAGCACCCGCAGGCCATTGCCATCGGCGTCGCCGCGCAGATACTCCGCCCCGACAGTGAGAAAGATCAAAAGTGGACGATCCCCTCCTCCGCATCGACGGCCTGA
- the xdhB gene encoding xanthine dehydrogenase molybdopterin binding subunit produces the protein MTVRAPLPHDTAHLHVTGQARYTDDIPLPKGALHLAFGLSPVARGTLTALDLDPVRAAPGVVRVWAHGDLPSDCDCSPSNHDEPMLSDGTIHYLGQPLFLVAATSHLAARRAARLAGIETEEEAPILTVDDALEAGSRFEGGPVVWSKGDADAAIDGAPHTLDGRIEIGGQEHFYLEGQAAAAVPMEDGDMHVYSSTQHPTEIQHKVAHALHMNMHKVRVETRRMGGGFGGKESQGNALAIACAVVAAATGRPAKMRYDRDDDFTITGKRHDFRIDYRVGFDDAGRVEGIAFTQYARCGWAQDLSLPVADRAMLHADNAYHLPAVRIESHRLKTNTQSATAFRGFGGPQGMVGIERVMDHIAHTLGLDPLAVRQANYYTAAPADAAEAPPATAPGQPEDTSTDGRQHHAPDPSVEHTSRGDTQAGPEGDTPAAPEGVQTTPYGQPVEDFLLHEMTEALIASCDYHARRAAIEQWNAQNPILQKGIALTPVKFGISFTLTHLNQAGALVHVYQDGSIALNHGGTEMGQGLFQKVAQVAASVFGVPMSAVRITATDTAKVPNTSATAASSGSDLNGAAVANACAKLRNAMAAHLARLHDAPAEKVVFADGHVILGDTRLTFAEAAAQCYQGRVGLSATGFYATPDISWDRVKGQGRPFYYFAYGVACTEVVLDTLTGENRILRTDILHDAGSSLNPAIDIGQVEGGYVQGAGWLTTEELVWDDEGRLRTHAPSTYKIPACSDRPDVFNVALWDGRNVKPTIYRSKAVGEPPLMLGISAFLALSDALSFCGPNYPALDAPATPERLLMAVRRVRGEDGA, from the coding sequence ATGACCGTCCGCGCCCCGCTGCCGCACGACACCGCGCACCTGCACGTCACCGGGCAGGCCCGCTACACCGACGACATCCCGCTGCCCAAAGGCGCGCTGCACCTCGCCTTCGGCCTCTCGCCCGTCGCCCGCGGCACGCTGACCGCGCTCGACCTCGACCCGGTGCGCGCCGCGCCGGGCGTGGTCCGCGTCTGGGCCCATGGCGACCTGCCCTCCGACTGCGACTGCTCGCCCTCCAACCATGACGAGCCGATGCTGTCCGACGGCACGATCCACTACCTCGGCCAGCCGCTGTTCCTCGTGGCGGCGACAAGCCACCTCGCCGCCCGCCGCGCCGCCCGCCTCGCCGGGATCGAGACGGAGGAAGAGGCGCCGATCCTCACCGTCGACGACGCGCTCGAGGCCGGCAGCCGGTTCGAGGGCGGCCCGGTGGTCTGGTCGAAGGGCGACGCCGATGCGGCCATCGACGGCGCGCCCCATACGCTCGACGGCCGGATCGAGATCGGCGGCCAGGAACACTTCTACCTCGAAGGACAGGCCGCCGCCGCCGTGCCGATGGAGGACGGCGACATGCATGTCTACTCCTCCACCCAGCACCCGACGGAGATCCAGCACAAGGTCGCCCACGCGCTCCACATGAACATGCACAAGGTCCGGGTGGAGACGCGGCGCATGGGCGGCGGCTTCGGCGGCAAGGAAAGCCAGGGCAACGCGCTGGCCATCGCCTGCGCCGTGGTCGCCGCCGCGACCGGCCGCCCGGCAAAGATGCGCTACGACCGGGACGACGACTTCACCATCACCGGCAAGCGCCACGATTTCCGGATCGACTACCGCGTGGGCTTCGACGACGCGGGCCGGGTAGAGGGCATCGCCTTCACCCAGTATGCCCGCTGCGGCTGGGCACAGGACCTGTCGCTGCCCGTGGCCGACCGGGCCATGCTGCACGCCGACAACGCCTATCACCTGCCCGCCGTGCGCATCGAAAGCCACCGGCTGAAGACCAACACCCAGTCCGCCACCGCCTTCCGCGGCTTCGGCGGCCCGCAGGGCATGGTCGGGATCGAGCGGGTGATGGACCACATCGCCCACACGCTGGGGCTCGACCCGCTCGCCGTGCGGCAGGCGAACTACTATACCGCCGCGCCCGCGGACGCCGCCGAGGCGCCCCCCGCCACCGCGCCGGGCCAGCCTGAGGACACCTCCACCGACGGACGGCAGCACCACGCCCCCGACCCTTCGGTCGAGCATACATCGCGCGGCGACACCCAGGCGGGCCCCGAAGGCGACACCCCCGCCGCGCCCGAAGGCGTGCAGACCACGCCCTACGGCCAGCCGGTCGAGGACTTCCTGCTGCACGAGATGACGGAGGCGCTGATCGCGTCGTGCGACTACCACGCCCGCCGCGCCGCGATCGAGCAATGGAACGCCCAGAACCCGATCCTGCAGAAGGGCATCGCGCTCACCCCGGTGAAGTTCGGCATCTCCTTCACGCTGACCCACCTCAACCAGGCGGGCGCGCTGGTGCATGTCTACCAGGACGGCTCCATCGCGCTGAACCACGGCGGGACGGAGATGGGACAGGGCCTGTTCCAGAAGGTGGCGCAGGTCGCGGCTTCGGTCTTCGGCGTGCCCATGTCCGCCGTGCGGATCACCGCCACCGACACCGCCAAGGTGCCCAACACCTCGGCGACCGCCGCCTCCTCCGGCTCCGACCTGAACGGCGCCGCCGTGGCCAATGCCTGCGCCAAGCTGCGCAACGCCATGGCCGCGCACCTCGCCCGGCTGCACGACGCGCCGGCCGAGAAGGTCGTCTTCGCCGACGGACACGTCATCCTGGGCGACACCCGACTGACCTTCGCGGAGGCCGCCGCGCAATGTTACCAGGGCCGCGTCGGGCTGTCGGCCACCGGCTTCTACGCCACGCCGGACATCTCCTGGGACCGGGTGAAGGGCCAGGGCCGGCCGTTCTACTACTTCGCCTACGGCGTCGCCTGCACGGAGGTCGTCCTCGACACCCTGACGGGCGAGAACCGCATCCTGCGCACCGACATCCTGCACGACGCGGGCAGTTCCCTGAACCCCGCCATCGACATCGGGCAGGTGGAGGGCGGCTACGTGCAGGGCGCGGGCTGGCTCACCACCGAGGAACTGGTCTGGGACGACGAGGGCCGCCTGCGGACCCATGCACCCTCGACCTACAAGATCCCCGCCTGCTCCGACCGGCCGGACGTGTTCAACGTGGCGCTCTGGGACGGGCGCAACGTGAAGCCGACGATCTACCGCTCGAAGGCGGTGGGCGAACCGCCCCTGATGCTCGGCATCTCCGCCTTCCTCGCCCTGTCGGACGCGCTCAGCTTCTGCGGCCCGAACTACCCCGCGCTCGACGCGCCCGCCACGCCGGAACGGCTGCTGATGGCGGTCCGCCGGGTCCGCGGCGAGGACGGCGCATGA
- the xdhA gene encoding xanthine dehydrogenase small subunit, protein MDITFLLNGESVHLAGVSPTATLLDWLREERGLTGTKEGCNEGDCGACTVMVTDDRGARALNACILFLPQLHGKAVRTVEGIAAPDGTLHPVQEAMVELHGSQCGFCTPGFIVSMAVAHLNGDEAHDDALAGNLCRCTGYAPIVRAARAATSAAVPGHMTDTPPEATPQEFAPETTEALADLCARHPDATLVAGATDVGLWVTKALKQPQPLIFLNRCTGLQQIEVTDDTITIGAGVTMDRVRDLMAEHHPSYAEMIRRYGSAQVRNAATIGGNVANGSPIGDNPPALIALGATLHLRHRDGARQIPLEDFFLAYGKQDRRPGEFVEAISIPRQPDRLRVYKLSKRFDQDISAVCGAFNITVEDGIVTGARIAFGGMAATPKRATHVEQAITGQPWDDQTLIEAWDAWEADFQPMSDMRASADYRITAACNMLSRVYLDQIGARTNVLEVTP, encoded by the coding sequence ATGGACATCACCTTTCTTCTGAACGGAGAGAGCGTGCACCTCGCGGGCGTCTCCCCGACGGCGACGCTTCTCGACTGGCTGCGCGAGGAACGGGGCCTGACCGGCACCAAGGAAGGGTGCAACGAAGGCGACTGCGGCGCCTGCACCGTCATGGTGACCGACGACCGCGGCGCGCGGGCGCTCAACGCCTGCATCCTCTTCCTGCCCCAGTTGCACGGCAAGGCGGTCCGCACCGTCGAAGGCATCGCCGCCCCCGACGGCACGCTCCACCCGGTGCAGGAGGCGATGGTCGAGCTGCACGGCTCGCAATGCGGCTTCTGCACACCCGGCTTCATCGTCTCCATGGCGGTGGCGCACCTGAACGGCGACGAGGCCCATGACGACGCGCTGGCGGGCAACCTCTGCCGCTGCACCGGCTACGCGCCCATCGTCCGCGCCGCCCGCGCCGCCACCTCCGCCGCCGTCCCCGGCCACATGACGGACACTCCGCCCGAGGCCACGCCGCAGGAATTCGCCCCCGAAACGACCGAAGCGCTGGCCGACCTCTGCGCCCGGCACCCCGACGCCACGCTCGTGGCAGGCGCCACCGACGTCGGCCTCTGGGTCACGAAAGCGCTGAAACAGCCGCAGCCGCTGATCTTCCTCAACCGCTGCACCGGCCTCCAGCAGATCGAGGTGACCGACGACACGATCACCATCGGCGCGGGCGTCACCATGGACCGGGTGCGCGACCTCATGGCCGAACACCACCCCAGCTACGCCGAGATGATCCGCCGCTACGGCTCCGCCCAGGTGCGCAACGCCGCGACCATCGGCGGCAACGTCGCCAACGGCTCGCCCATCGGGGACAACCCGCCCGCCCTGATCGCGCTCGGCGCCACGCTGCACCTGCGCCACAGGGACGGCGCGCGGCAGATCCCGCTCGAGGACTTCTTCCTCGCCTACGGCAAGCAGGACCGCCGCCCCGGCGAATTCGTGGAGGCGATCTCGATCCCCCGCCAGCCCGACCGCCTCAGGGTCTACAAGCTGTCCAAACGCTTCGACCAGGACATCTCCGCGGTCTGCGGCGCCTTCAACATCACGGTGGAGGACGGCATCGTCACCGGGGCCCGCATCGCCTTCGGCGGCATGGCGGCCACGCCGAAACGCGCCACCCATGTCGAACAGGCGATCACCGGCCAGCCCTGGGACGACCAGACCCTGATCGAGGCATGGGACGCCTGGGAGGCGGACTTCCAGCCGATGTCCGACATGCGCGCCTCCGCCGACTACCGTATCACCGCCGCCTGCAACATGCTCTCCCGCGTCTACCTCGACCAGATCGGGGCCCGGACCAACGTGCTGGAGGTGACGCCATGA
- a CDS encoding SRPBCC domain-containing protein, translated as MTTPANHHQSFTLTRDIAATPDTLWRAWSDPALKRVWFANNDGPGWETLDHTLDFREGGTETGRFLHTSDDPAMAAFKGEHRNATTYLVIEHRARIVFAYTMSINGRVHSASLATVTFQQSGKGTRLTFTETLQGIGQTDGPEGRKHGWTALLNNLEQSVTQSAH; from the coding sequence ATGACCACCCCGGCCAACCACCACCAGAGCTTCACCCTCACCCGCGACATCGCCGCCACGCCCGACACCCTCTGGCGGGCATGGAGCGACCCCGCCCTGAAGCGCGTCTGGTTCGCCAACAACGACGGGCCCGGCTGGGAAACGCTCGACCACACCCTCGACTTCCGCGAAGGCGGGACGGAAACGGGCCGCTTCCTGCACACCTCCGACGACCCCGCCATGGCCGCCTTCAAGGGCGAGCACCGCAATGCCACCACCTACCTCGTGATCGAGCACAGGGCCCGCATCGTCTTTGCCTACACCATGTCGATCAACGGGCGCGTGCACTCCGCCTCGCTCGCCACCGTCACCTTCCAGCAAAGCGGCAAGGGCACCCGCCTCACCTTCACCGAAACCCTTCAGGGCATCGGCCAGACCGACGGCCCCGAGGGCCGCAAGCACGGCTGGACGGCCCTTCTGAACAACCTCGAACAAAGCGTCACGCAGTCGGCGCACTGA
- a CDS encoding SRPBCC family protein, with the protein MTDFTTMTLERQIACAPDRLFRLLTTKDGREAWGAPSDTAVVIIDAFDCRPGGHEKARCGPKEAPEFETHTAFHRVDPACLVSTESLIIGGELLSTSLCTHDIAARDGGTHLTVTLQIASFAGPDLFDDYAQGWTGALDSLTRLATEPANA; encoded by the coding sequence ATGACCGACTTCACCACCATGACGCTGGAACGGCAGATCGCCTGCGCGCCCGACCGCCTGTTCCGCCTCCTGACCACGAAGGACGGGCGCGAGGCATGGGGCGCCCCCTCCGACACCGCCGTCGTGATCATCGACGCATTCGACTGCCGCCCCGGCGGCCACGAGAAGGCCCGCTGCGGCCCGAAGGAGGCGCCGGAGTTCGAGACCCACACCGCCTTCCACCGCGTCGACCCGGCCTGCCTCGTGTCGACGGAATCGCTGATCATCGGCGGAGAGCTTCTGTCGACCTCGCTCTGCACCCACGACATCGCCGCGCGGGACGGCGGCACGCACCTGACGGTCACGCTCCAGATCGCCAGCTTCGCCGGGCCCGACCTCTTCGACGACTACGCGCAGGGCTGGACCGGCGCGCTCGACTCGCTCACCCGGCTCGCGACCGAACCCGCCAACGCCTGA
- a CDS encoding metalloregulator ArsR/SmtB family transcription factor, with protein sequence MAQHLDSFFAALSDPTRRAVIERLVRGPAAVSDLHDGHDMALPSFLKHLNKLEAAGIVRSIKTGRTRMVHIEPAPLAAAEDWLTRQRSIWEGRLDRLALLAERLEQEDRT encoded by the coding sequence ATGGCTCAGCATCTCGATTCCTTTTTCGCCGCCCTCTCCGATCCGACCCGCCGGGCCGTGATCGAGCGGCTGGTGCGCGGACCGGCCGCCGTCTCCGACCTGCACGACGGTCACGACATGGCCCTGCCCTCCTTCCTCAAGCACCTCAACAAGCTGGAGGCGGCGGGCATCGTGCGCTCGATCAAGACCGGGCGCACCCGCATGGTCCACATCGAACCGGCGCCGCTTGCCGCCGCCGAGGACTGGCTCACCCGCCAGCGCAGCATCTGGGAGGGACGGCTCGACCGGCTGGCCCTTCTTGCCGAACGTCTCGAACAGGAGGACAGGACATGA
- a CDS encoding MarR family winged helix-turn-helix transcriptional regulator — protein sequence MNRDDILKQKLARAGVDAEHTQAALDIDAVLQVWRRRVFKRELGYRALDELGLPIDLAQLDVLMAVWAPANEFGDEDRSETMVSTVAQRLNIDPSRASRMTSELIGRGMLKRSVSQADARRTVLELTDKGVRIVDAVRNYKFLVLGSYLQAWTREEIATFLPLLERFSAWSESAACPSGPVADEIAILRNGLSDLSDTD from the coding sequence ATGAACCGAGACGATATCCTGAAGCAGAAGCTGGCCCGGGCCGGCGTCGACGCGGAACACACCCAGGCCGCGCTGGACATTGATGCCGTTCTGCAGGTCTGGCGCCGCCGGGTCTTCAAACGCGAACTGGGCTACCGGGCGCTGGACGAACTGGGCCTGCCCATCGACCTCGCTCAGCTCGACGTGCTGATGGCCGTCTGGGCGCCCGCCAACGAATTCGGCGACGAGGACAGGTCGGAAACGATGGTCTCCACCGTCGCGCAGCGGCTGAACATCGACCCTTCGCGCGCCAGCCGGATGACCTCCGAGCTGATCGGTCGCGGAATGCTCAAACGCTCCGTCAGCCAGGCCGACGCCCGCCGCACCGTGCTGGAGCTGACGGACAAGGGCGTGCGCATCGTCGACGCCGTGCGCAACTACAAGTTCCTCGTGCTGGGCAGCTACCTGCAGGCCTGGACCCGCGAGGAGATCGCCACCTTCCTGCCGCTGCTGGAACGGTTCAGCGCCTGGTCGGAAAGCGCCGCCTGCCCCTCCGGCCCGGTGGCCGACGAAATCGCCATCCTGCGCAACGGGCTTTCGGACCTCTCCGACACGGACTGA
- a CDS encoding MDR family MFS transporter, translating into MSLTETTAHYEEAPDDVAVRLVLGAVAATLLFASLGQTIVSTALPIMVADLGGMDHLTWVITAYLLASTIAAPLAGKLGDMYGRKLVLQSGIIVFTIGAVICGVAMNMGMVIAGRSVQGLGAGTLIVTSMATVGDLLPPRQRGMAQGMMGAAFGVSTVIGPLLGGFIVQHWSWHWIFFVNLPVGLLAFVILGMALPRRDDLTKRKVDYLGAALLASLLAAIVLLPNAAQSAGGWGSPAVLALAAIGVLTMAGFVLAETRAEEPILPMSLFRNNTFVVVNTVGFLVGMGMFGTITFLPLFLQVVKGVSPTGSGLFLVPMMGGLIFASTMAGRIMSKTGRYRLMPAISTGVLALAMVVLTTVGTDSPLWLIGGTMVLVGLGLGPVFSVGVAAIQNAVPNSLMGVGTASANMFRLIGGALGTAAFGALFSAGLARNLAGQVPGAGEGGLRSIGAEMVQSLPPEVQARVMDGFSAALHPVFWVAAAAAALACVMSMMLKELPLAGE; encoded by the coding sequence ATGTCACTTACCGAAACAACCGCCCATTACGAGGAGGCGCCCGACGATGTCGCGGTGCGGCTCGTTCTGGGCGCCGTGGCGGCGACGCTGCTGTTTGCCTCGCTCGGGCAGACCATCGTCTCGACCGCGCTGCCGATCATGGTCGCCGACCTTGGCGGCATGGACCACCTGACGTGGGTCATCACCGCCTACCTGCTGGCCTCGACCATCGCGGCGCCGCTGGCGGGCAAGCTGGGCGACATGTACGGGCGCAAGCTGGTGCTGCAGTCTGGCATCATCGTCTTTACCATCGGGGCCGTGATCTGCGGCGTGGCGATGAACATGGGCATGGTCATTGCCGGACGCTCGGTTCAGGGGCTTGGCGCGGGCACGCTGATCGTCACCTCGATGGCGACGGTGGGCGACCTGCTGCCGCCGCGCCAGCGTGGCATGGCGCAGGGCATGATGGGCGCGGCCTTTGGCGTGTCGACGGTGATCGGGCCGCTGCTGGGCGGCTTCATCGTGCAGCACTGGTCGTGGCACTGGATCTTCTTCGTGAACCTGCCGGTGGGCCTTCTGGCCTTCGTCATCCTCGGCATGGCCCTGCCGCGCCGCGACGACCTGACGAAGCGCAAGGTGGATTACCTGGGCGCCGCGCTGCTGGCCTCGCTCCTGGCGGCCATCGTGCTCTTGCCCAACGCGGCGCAGAGCGCGGGCGGCTGGGGCAGCCCCGCCGTGCTGGCGCTGGCCGCGATCGGCGTGCTGACGATGGCGGGCTTCGTGCTGGCCGAGACCCGCGCGGAAGAGCCGATCCTGCCGATGAGCCTGTTCCGCAACAACACCTTCGTGGTGGTGAACACCGTTGGTTTCCTTGTCGGCATGGGCATGTTCGGCACGATCACCTTCCTGCCGCTGTTCCTGCAGGTGGTGAAGGGCGTGTCGCCCACCGGGTCGGGCCTGTTCCTCGTGCCGATGATGGGGGGGCTGATCTTTGCTTCGACCATGGCGGGGCGGATCATGTCGAAGACCGGGCGCTACCGGCTGATGCCGGCGATCTCGACCGGGGTGCTGGCGCTGGCCATGGTCGTGCTGACCACGGTCGGCACGGACAGCCCGCTGTGGCTGATTGGCGGCACGATGGTGCTGGTCGGGCTGGGGCTCGGGCCGGTGTTCTCTGTCGGCGTGGCGGCGATCCAGAACGCGGTGCCGAACTCGCTGATGGGCGTGGGCACCGCCTCGGCCAACATGTTCCGGCTGATCGGCGGCGCGCTGGGAACGGCGGCCTTCGGTGCGCTGTTCAGCGCCGGCCTCGCGCGCAACCTTGCGGGGCAGGTGCCGGGCGCCGGTGAGGGCGGCCTGAGGTCCATCGGGGCGGAGATGGTGCAGAGCCTCCCGCCCGAGGTGCAGGCCCGCGTCATGGACGGCTTCAGCGCCGCGCTGCACCCGGTCTTCTGGGTGGCTGCGGCGGCGGCGGCCTTGGCCTGTGTGATGTCGATGATGTTGAAGGAATTGCCGCTGGCGGGCGAATAA
- a CDS encoding alpha/beta hydrolase, which yields MNDATELSSAALAEQEAAFDPAPPLTLKARLKRLALVVAAAVAPSRTADVLAKRYLSSTHGFIDELSAKGRHRFEILPIDDDMAIMRHSHRPGARRVLVVPGHDGHYRQFTRLLRALDQAGLSVDVTVLPGHMHHAQTVCSMRDITEAIHRSCAAHGPYDGIVGHCVSSNAALFALDGGLRCDRVVLVSTPLDLVRLVRNGGEQYGLSGRCLDLFVDRVSELGAPFHLSLPWHPIAAERTERLLAVHAQDDWAAPVSDVEKLRNLSPNTEVAVFPHGGHNSILSVKAAVNRIADFLKS from the coding sequence ATGAACGACGCAACAGAACTCTCCAGCGCCGCCCTCGCGGAGCAAGAGGCCGCATTCGATCCCGCGCCCCCGCTCACGCTGAAGGCGCGGCTCAAACGGCTTGCGCTTGTCGTGGCGGCTGCCGTCGCGCCGTCGCGCACGGCGGACGTGCTGGCGAAACGTTATCTCAGTTCGACCCACGGCTTCATCGACGAGCTCTCCGCCAAGGGACGCCACCGGTTCGAGATCCTGCCGATCGACGACGACATGGCGATCATGCGCCACAGCCACCGCCCCGGCGCGCGCCGCGTGCTGGTGGTGCCGGGGCACGACGGCCATTACCGCCAGTTCACCCGCCTTCTGCGCGCGCTGGATCAGGCCGGGCTGTCGGTAGACGTGACCGTGCTGCCGGGGCACATGCACCACGCGCAGACCGTCTGCTCCATGCGCGACATCACGGAGGCGATCCACCGCTCCTGCGCGGCGCACGGCCCCTATGACGGCATCGTGGGCCATTGCGTCAGCTCCAACGCCGCGCTCTTCGCGCTCGACGGCGGGCTGCGCTGCGACCGTGTGGTGCTGGTGTCCACGCCGCTGGACCTCGTGCGGCTGGTGCGCAACGGCGGCGAACAATACGGGCTCTCCGGGCGCTGCCTCGACCTCTTCGTGGACCGCGTCAGCGAACTCGGCGCGCCCTTCCACCTGTCGCTGCCCTGGCATCCCATCGCCGCCGAACGGACCGAGCGCCTGCTGGCGGTCCACGCGCAGGACGACTGGGCCGCGCCGGTCAGCGACGTCGAGAAGCTGAGAAACCTCAGTCCCAATACGGAGGTCGCGGTCTTCCCGCATGGCGGTCACAACTCGATCCTGAGCGTGAAGGCGGCGGTCAACCGCATCGCCGACTTCCTCAAGTCCTGA